In Methanococcus maripaludis, a single window of DNA contains:
- a CDS encoding helicase HerA domain-containing protein codes for MVLINLGIGRADSTKKHGERTKRTLDLKNDEANHITLLGKSGYGKTTIMRGMIEEIYSSYSDAGIPPIIIVIERKVDTSKPKKVIEIYHEESEKLSSAQLSRKYGEGIWNYIEHYVNELENDKELKYGLMGDFSIGFPNILGKYTKMESDEYKSLLGRHGLSPAAYPARRFVFRPRRNIKDIAFDNGPLTETVDSKLAYPDIPFEIIADMNNFSETARYSAILKNIWDIQKIREPGEVLNIAASYETFNSGPSQTYLRIEETMNRLRSDSLFSGDSKHSFLKQITNKKINILDFSQNSELDSFEECLIFKLVVQHAINVAIKYRIPVFFVADEVQNFMRDPAGKWAIDKILREGRSLCINLICATQYTDNLPKDVLIGSSHIGIMGKLASNTDTKTLEKLIPDFKDVVDFDEPGSLSEYESLKRKLRFRGYFSYNKDYTEHIEYRQPQSL; via the coding sequence ATGGTATTAATAAATTTAGGTATTGGAAGGGCAGATTCAACGAAAAAACATGGAGAACGAACAAAAAGAACTTTAGACCTTAAAAACGATGAAGCAAACCATATAACTCTTTTAGGAAAATCCGGTTACGGAAAAACCACGATAATGCGTGGAATGATAGAAGAAATTTATTCAAGTTATTCAGATGCAGGAATTCCACCCATAATTATTGTGATTGAAAGGAAAGTTGATACTTCAAAACCTAAAAAAGTAATTGAAATTTACCATGAGGAATCTGAAAAACTAAGTTCAGCACAACTTTCACGTAAATACGGTGAAGGAATCTGGAATTATATCGAACATTACGTTAATGAACTTGAAAATGACAAAGAGTTAAAATATGGCTTAATGGGTGATTTTTCCATTGGTTTTCCAAATATTCTCGGAAAATACACAAAAATGGAATCAGATGAATACAAATCACTTCTGGGAAGGCATGGTTTAAGCCCTGCAGCATATCCTGCAAGGCGTTTCGTGTTCAGACCTCGAAGAAATATTAAAGATATTGCTTTTGATAATGGGCCACTAACAGAAACAGTTGATTCAAAACTGGCTTATCCAGACATTCCTTTTGAAATAATTGCAGATATGAATAATTTTTCAGAAACTGCAAGATATTCTGCAATCTTAAAAAATATTTGGGATATTCAAAAAATTAGAGAACCTGGAGAAGTTTTGAATATAGCTGCAAGTTATGAAACGTTTAATTCTGGACCTTCTCAGACTTATTTAAGGATTGAGGAAACAATGAACCGTTTAAGGTCTGATTCGTTATTTTCAGGGGATTCAAAACATTCTTTTTTAAAACAGATCACAAACAAAAAAATAAATATCCTTGATTTTTCACAGAATTCAGAGCTCGATTCCTTTGAAGAATGTTTAATTTTTAAATTGGTAGTTCAACATGCGATAAACGTTGCAATAAAATACAGAATCCCTGTGTTTTTTGTTGCAGATGAGGTCCAAAATTTCATGAGGGATCCTGCAGGAAAATGGGCCATTGATAAGATTTTAAGAGAAGGAAGGTCTTTGTGTATTAATTTAATCTGTGCAACACAATACACAGATAATTTACCTAAAGACGTTCTGATTGGCTCAAGCCATATTGGAATTATGGGAAAATTAGCATCAAACACAGATACCAAAACTCTTGAAAAATTAATTCCAGACTTCAAAGACGTGGTTGACTTTGATGAACCAGGAAGTCTTTCAGAATATGAGAGTTTAAAAAGAAAACTTCGATTTAGGGGCTATTTTTCGTA